The Chloroflexota bacterium genome contains the following window.
AGGCGTGGATGCGTTTTTGCAGCATCTCCAGGCAATGCGTCAGCGCGGCGACCGAAGCGCGGTTGTCGAGCGAGTGCCCGGCGAGCAGGTCGCTGCCCATTTCGATGGGTGGCTGGGCGAATGAAATTAAATCGCCAACGCGCACCTGGGCAAGAACTTCTTCGGGTTGCAGACCCGTATCCACGAGCAGATATTCCAACGGGACAGGCCCGCTTTTGGCCTCGGTGGGCAGCAGATGCGCCGGGGGCTGGACAATCACCCCTGACAGAGTCACGCGTCCATGCACGTTGACGAGTTGGCCGGGTAAAACGCGGTGGTCGAGTCCGCCAATCTCACTGAGATGGAGAAAACCATCCACGATCTTCGTCACCATCAGGCCGATAGCGTCCATGTGAGTCGCCATTAAAATGCTGGGGCGTGGCTCGGTAGATGTGCCGCGTTTCAGCCCGTGCAGGCTGCCGAGATTGCTGGTGTGCAGTTCATCGGTAAGCGGCTGCCAGCGTTGCGAAATTTTTTCACGCGCCGGACCTTCGTAGCCGGAGAGTCCGGGTTCGCTAATGAGTTCTTGCAGAAATTCGGAGAGATCGCTCATATTATGGGGTTGCGGTGGTCGGTGTAGGTACAAGGGGGGTGGCGCTCGGCGGCACGCTGGTGGATGTGGCAGTGGGTGGCAGGGTTGGCGCAGCCGTGGTGGCGGTGGCAGTTGGTGGCACTAGCGTAAATGTTGCTGTGGGAACCAATGTGGCGGTATAGCTGGGTACCAGCGTCCAGGTGACGGTGAATGTGGGTGTAAAGGTATACGTAAAGGTGGGGCTGGGAGTGATCGTGGGCGTGAGCGTTATTGAAGGGGTTGCAGATGGTGGTAAAGGGGTGATTGTGGGGTAGGGTGTTAACGTTGGATAGGGAGAAGACAGGTCGGGCGGTTGTGTTCCGGTGGGGGGCAGCGTGGCGCTGGCTGTCGCGTCGGCATTATCTTTATTGGGCAGGCCAGCCACAATCAGCCCGGCACAATAGCATGGCAATGTTGCCAGAATAATGCCAGTGAGAAGAACGCGCAAACGCGCCCGCGGAGGTGTTTTTTTTGCGATCATAGCCTTGTGATAGATGATAACACTAGCCCCGATGAGAAGCAAGATTGCTGTAACGGGGGACAATCACCAGAAAAAAGAATTAGCTGCTTGAATCCGGTGCAAGGGTTGTGTACAATGAATGGCATGATGAACAGAGTTTTGTCACCGCAAATGGGCAATTTTTTCCAGTGCGGCGAATGCCTAAAAAATAGGAGTTACTATGCACTACCGTCGATTGGGACGTTCTGGTTTAAAAGTTAGCGAAATTTCTTTGGGAGCCTGGGTGACGTTTGGCAGTCAAATTGACGCGGGCATTGCCAGTGAATTGATCCATACAGCCTACGATTTGGGGGTTAACTTTTTTGATAACGCCGATGCCTACGCCGATGGTCAGGCTGAGGTCATTATGGGCCAGGCCATCAAGGACATACCCCGCGAAGCCCTGGTGATTTCGAGCAAGGTCTTCTGGCCGACAATGCCAGGCCCAAACGGGCGCGGCCTGTCGCGCAAGCATATTATGGAATCCGTCCACGCCTCGCTGCGTCGGCTGGATACCGATTATGTAGACCTATATTTTTGCCATCGCTACGACCCCGATACGCCGATCGAAGAAGTTGTTTTTACGATGAATACGCTCATCCAGCAGGGAAAAATTCTCTATTGGGGCACCTCCGAGTGGACAGCGGCACAAATTTCGCAAGCTTTTGGCGCGGCGCGGCAATATAACCTGATTCCTCCTTCAGTGGAGCAGCCCCAATATAGCATGTTCCACCGCGAGCGCGTCGAGACCGAAATTGCGCCATTGGCGAAAGAACTCGGCCTGGGGTTGACCACCTTTAGCCCGCTTTATTTTGGAATTCTGACTGGGAAGTATAACGACGGGGTCCCTGACGGGAGCCGCGCCGCAATGGACAGTATGGCCTGGGTGCAGAATTATCTCACCCCGGAGCGGCTGGATATTGTGCAGGATTTGGCGTTGATCGCGGACGAGTTAGGCATATCTCAGGCCCAATTGGCATTGGCGTGGTTATTACGGCGCAAAGAAGTCAGCAGCGTCATCACCGGTGCGACGAAAATGAGTCAACTGAAAGATAATCTGGGCGCAGCTGATGCGATTGCGCTACTCACCGATGATGTTCTGGACGAAATCGAAGCTGTGATCAGCCACGAACCCGAAGAGTGAAAACAAAAAGCCGGAGTTTTGAACTCCGGCTTTTTGTTTTGGTAGTGAACAAATTATAAATCGTCGCCAGGGATATCAATCGGGGCGACTTCGGGGGTTTCATCTTTTTTTCGCAGGGTGAAGAAACCTACCGCAATGGGGATAGCTACAAAGATCAGGCCACCACATAGCATTGCAATACCCACGCCGGTAGGGACAGTTCCAGCATTGGTTACACCGTTGAGTTCAGACGTGTAGGGCATTACTCCCGCGGCAGAAACGGCTCCAAATATGCACAAAAACAGTCCAGGGCAGCCGCATAAAAATACCGCGGCGACGGTGGCGATCATTCCAGTTGTTTTCTTGTCCATGCTATTCTCTCCTTATGAGAATGTGTGAAGCTACAAAATAGTATTTAAATTGTAGCAGTTTTTCGACGCGTGGGTTAAATATATGACTATTTTCCTATCAAAAACACGATTATTCATAAATTGTAAATGAGACGTTGATTCCTCGAGTAGGTTTATCTTCGCTGCCGCCAGTGACTTCGGAAATTTGGGCTTCGATGGGAACGCCCTCATCGAGCAGCGGAGCCAGTTCGTCGGCGAGTTCAGGGCTGATATAGCCGACCTGATAGGCGATATATACGCCGATATTATTGTAACTGTACTGGTTTGGCTCGCGCAGCAGGAAGAGCGGCTGCCCGTTGTAACATAACGCGTTGATAATTTCTTGCCGGTCGGAGCCGTCGGGATTGGCGCGGGTGACGCCGGAGATTTTCGAGTAGAGGGTTTGCATAGGAGTTCAGGTTGAATGTTGAAGGTGGCAGGTTAGACGTGTTCCAGGTATTTTTGGATGGCGGCGCGGGTGTACGGATCCATAGGGAGTTGTTGCAAGGCTTCGGCGGGTTTCATCCAGAGATATTCCTGGGCTTCTTCGTTGAGTGTAACTTCAGTTGAATGGGTTTTACAGACATAATCGAAGAAAATATAGTGGCGCTGCTTCCAAAAATG
Protein-coding sequences here:
- a CDS encoding M42 family peptidase: MSDLSEFLQELISEPGLSGYEGPAREKISQRWQPLTDELHTSNLGSLHGLKRGTSTEPRPSILMATHMDAIGLMVTKIVDGFLHLSEIGGLDHRVLPGQLVNVHGRVTLSGVIVQPPAHLLPTEAKSGPVPLEYLLVDTGLQPEEVLAQVRVGDLISFAQPPIEMGSDLLAGHSLDNRASVAALTHCLEMLQKRIHAWDVWAVATVQEEETMSGALTSAYGLRPQLAIAIDVTWAQGPDTPKHQSYPLGKGITLGWGPNIHPGVHEAIKKVADDLEIPYQIEPMPRHSGTDAYALQIAREGIPTMVVSIPLRYMHTPVEIISLKDIQRTGRLLADFVTALEADFMERLTFNLQPATE
- a CDS encoding aldo/keto reductase, with the translated sequence MHYRRLGRSGLKVSEISLGAWVTFGSQIDAGIASELIHTAYDLGVNFFDNADAYADGQAEVIMGQAIKDIPREALVISSKVFWPTMPGPNGRGLSRKHIMESVHASLRRLDTDYVDLYFCHRYDPDTPIEEVVFTMNTLIQQGKILYWGTSEWTAAQISQAFGAARQYNLIPPSVEQPQYSMFHRERVETEIAPLAKELGLGLTTFSPLYFGILTGKYNDGVPDGSRAAMDSMAWVQNYLTPERLDIVQDLALIADELGISQAQLALAWLLRRKEVSSVITGATKMSQLKDNLGAADAIALLTDDVLDEIEAVISHEPEE